CGGCATGGGTGCCTGTCCCGCAGCGGCCGGCATCTGTGCGGCGGCCGGCTGCTGTACCGCGCCGGTTGCAGGTGCCTGCACAGCGGGCGACGGCGGAACCGGCATCGCCGAGTAGTCGTTGTCGACCCGGTAATCGGTCACCAGGAAGCCCAGCGGATTCTGCACCCGCAGATCGTCTTCCATGGCCAGATTGCTGTTGTACTTGAAGCCGAGGATGGCGAACTTGTTGTCGAGAAAGGTGGATTGCCCCGTCTTCTTGTCGTAGATGCTGCGCTGGAAACGCACGTTCGCACCGGTATACGGTTTGCCGCCGCCGCCCAGCAGGTTGATGCTGAGGATCTTGACCCGAATCGAACGCGCCTTGCCGTAGGTGTAATACGGAGCCGAGGGATTGTTCGGCGCGTGCAGATTGAAATACTCCGCGCCCACCGCGGAGTTCCGCGGCGCCATCGAGAACACGGTATTCCAGTCGTTGAGCCCCATCATCTCCGAATCGTAGGACTCACGCGCGGTGATGAAGCGCGCCACGTTGCTCTTGGCCAGCGCCTCGCTGTTGGTGACACTCTGCACATCGCCGCTGTTGCGCAGCACCGACACCGTGGAATTGCCGGTGTACGCATCCGCCATCACCAGATACGGCACCTTTTCCTTCAGCGGCAGCATGTAGTAATACCCGCCGCCCAGCAGCAGACACATGATGATCGCACCGAAGGCGACCCACCATGCGCGGCGCTCGCTGCGGCGCGCCAGATCCGCAATGCTGATCTCGTAGTTGACCGCCTTCGCGACCGCTTTGTTGACGTTTTCGCTTTCGGCCTGCTTTTTACCGAACATCAGACTTCACCAGGTTCGTAATATGGCTGCCGGCGCGCAGCGTGCGCACCGGCGGTGACGTCACTTCGCGCTGTCGCTGGTCGCCGGCGTACCGCTCACCGACGACGACGGCTGCACCAGGATGCGATTGCCCGCAGCGGTCACGCTCAGACCTTCCTGTGCATAGACCACGCTCAGCTCGGCGACTGCCTGCTGGATGCTGGTGGTGTTGATCTTTGCGACCGGCGCATACAGCGTGTAGTCGGACTGGATGCCGTAGGACAGCTGCATGTTCGAATCCTTGGCCCAGCGCTCGAGCATCGTCTTCAGCGTGCCGTCCATCGGAATCGCCTGGTACACGTACGACGAGTACAGCGGGATCTCCATGGTCGACTCGGAAAAACGGTTGACCGGCTTCCATTTGCCGCGAAAGTCGGGCGCGGGCCTGGTTGCACAGGCGCTCAACAGCGCGACGGCACTCAACGTAGCGATCAGCCGAAACATATGCGTTCTTTTCACGCGAGCCTCTGAATTACGGAAACGTGTAGAGAGCGGGCGGCGCGCAGGCGGCCCACTGCTGGATGGCGGAATTCGACGCAACGACGCGACACAGGCGTCGCAAGAAGGAAGCTGCCGGGAACGACACGGACACGGATCCGCGGCAGGCAACGGGATGCTCCCGAGGCCGCGCGATCGGCGCCGAAGAAAACGGAATTTGACGACAAACCTTCCATGTCACCCCTTACGTGCGCCTGTTCGGCTCACGCCCCTGTTCCTGTACCTGTTTCTGTTACCAACGCATCGCCATACTCGCGAGAATGTGCCGGAGGGGCATGCTCACGTCAAGCATTTGGCAAAAAAACGTTCAAATGATAAATACGCCCAAAAAATAGGTGTTTTTCGTCACACTTTTAAATCGAGAGCGTCGGAATGTCGACTTTGGGCCGCAGTCGCGCGGTGAAGTGGCGATCCTTGTAGTACTTGATCTTGTCGCACTTCACCGGGTGCGGAATGCCCTCGTACAAGAACACCTCTTGATCGTTGCCCATCGCCTTCAACTCCTGCGGCAGCATCAGCGCCCGCTTCTCCTCCGACACGCTCCGGGTCACGTCCTTGCCGCGCGTGACGTTCTTCTTACGGAAGGTGGTGTAGCCGAGCATCTCGGAGTAGTCGTTGGCATCCTGCTGCTCGCGCGGAGCGTAGAGAATCTGCAGTGCATGATTCGTGATGATGGTCCGCGAGATGTCCTTGCCATAGGTGGCATCGAGCTGGGCCATGCTCTGGATGATCGGCAGAAGGCGGACATTGTAGCCAGCCATATATGACACTGCCGAGGCGATGATGTCGACCTTGCCGATGGCGGTGAACTCGTCCATCAGCAGCAGGCACTGGTACTTCAGCGCCGGATTGCTCTTGGGCAGTTCCTTGGTGTTGAGGTTGATGATCTGGCTGAAGAACAGGTTGATGATCAGGCGGCTTTCGGCCAGCTTGTTGGGCTGGATGCCGATGTAGATGGTCATCTTCTTCTTGCGCAGATCGGTGAGCAGGAAGTCGTTGTCGCTGGTGGCCGCATCCAGCACCGGGTTGATCCAGGCGTTGAGCGGCTCCTTGAGCGTGCCCATGATCGAGGCGAAGGTCTCGTCCGCCTGCGA
This genomic stretch from Xanthomonas sacchari harbors:
- a CDS encoding virB8 family protein; protein product: MFGKKQAESENVNKAVAKAVNYEISIADLARRSERRAWWVAFGAIIMCLLLGGGYYYMLPLKEKVPYLVMADAYTGNSTVSVLRNSGDVQSVTNSEALAKSNVARFITARESYDSEMMGLNDWNTVFSMAPRNSAVGAEYFNLHAPNNPSAPYYTYGKARSIRVKILSINLLGGGGKPYTGANVRFQRSIYDKKTGQSTFLDNKFAILGFKYNSNLAMEDDLRVQNPLGFLVTDYRVDNDYSAMPVPPSPAVQAPATGAVQQPAAAQMPAAAGQAPMPQQMPGQQTMPGANGTMPVPQQEPMANPGSAPVYPGAQPAAAPPAPNVAPQHNGNGANVR